A window of the Synchiropus splendidus isolate RoL2022-P1 chromosome 6, RoL_Sspl_1.0, whole genome shotgun sequence genome harbors these coding sequences:
- the thumpd3 gene encoding THUMP domain-containing protein 3, translating into MTCPESGLGDLPSSDSAPGDTSRSDADETIITVTIGATVPTGFEHTAAEEVKEKIGVDARVSKDRGRIYFPITTDKLFQVHLLRSVDNLFVVVDVFDQYQFKSSKEETLADLQQLASKLPWNSALKVWELNRSFKKKKSQRKGGNGTKVKSNSELMDSAASGSEQLEQPQVPVEEDGQKGSTSDVEMITFETEEAAPEAKILKFRVTCSRAGDKHSFSSNEAARDFGGAVQEFFQWKADMTKFDVEVLLNIHNEEVVVGIALTEESLHRRNISHFGPTTLRSTLCYGMLRLCKPQTSDVILDPMCGTGAIPLEGAIEFSSSYYIAGDNNDMAVNRTVNNVCHIQKRMAEKSSHSGLPIDTVQWDLCNLPVRSSSVDIIVTDMPFGKRMGSRKKNWDLYPACLREMARVCRPGSGKAALLTQDKKCFAKAVSRMGGLWRKVLTVWVNVGGLHAGVYLLQRTCGVFGQTPEDVYQSRQSLQTQEEKKSAAESS; encoded by the exons ATGACTTGCCCTGAATCTGGACTTGGAGACCTGCCCTCCTCCGACTCCGCACCTGGAGACACGAGTCGCTCTGACGCAGATGAAACCATCATCACTGTGACCATTGGAGCCACTGTGCCCACTGGCTTTGAGCACACCGCTGCAGAGGAGGTCAAGGAGAAGATTGGTGTGGACGCTCGAGTCAGCAAAGACCGAGGCCGTATTTACTTTCCTATCACCACTGACAAACTGTTTCAG GTGCACCTCCTGAGGTCTGTGGACAACCTGTTCGTCGTGGTCGATGTGTTTGATCAGTACCAGTTCAAGAGTTCAAAG GAGGAGACGTTGGCTGATCTTCAGCAGCTTGCATCCAAACTTCCGTGGAATAGTGCTCTGAAGGTGTGGGAACTGAATCGctcttttaaaaagaaaaaaagtcagcgCAAAGGAGGAAATGGCACCAAGGTCAAGTCAAACAGCGAGTTAATGGACTCAGCTGCGAGTGGCAgcgagcagctggagcagccaCAGGTACCTGTGGAAGAAGACGGTCAGAAAGGAAGCACGTCTGACGTGGAGATGATCACGTTTGAGACAGAGGAAGCAGCTCCGGAGGCCAAAATCCTCAAATTTCGCGTGACGTGCAGCAGGGCCGGTGACAAGCACAGCTTCTCCTCGAATGAGGCGGCAAGAGATTTTGGTGGAGCTGTGCAAGAATTTTTCCAGTGGAAAGCAGACATGACGAAGTTTGACGTTGAG GTTTTATTAAATATACACAATGAAGAGGTAGTGGTGGGCATCGCACTGACTGAGGAGAGTCTGCACCGGAGAAACATCAGCCACTTTGGTCCCACTACTCTCCGCTCCACTCTGTGTTACGGCATGCTCAG GTTGTGCAAACCCCAAACGTCTGATGTCATTCTCGATCCGATGTGTGGGACGGGAGCTATTCCTCTAGAG GGGGCGATAGAGTTTTCAAGTTCGTATTACATTGCTGGGGACAACAATGATATGGCAGTCAACCGTACTGTCAACAACGtgtgccacatccaaaaaaggATGGCTGAGAAGAGCAG CCACTCAGGGTTGCCCATTGACACAGTGCAGTGGGATTTGTGTAACTTGCCTGTACGGAGCAGCTCAGTCGACATCATCGTCACTGACATGCCCTTCGGGAAGAG GATGGGATCACGAAAGAAGAACTGGGATCTGTACCCTGCCTGCCTGAGAGAAATGGCACGAGTCTGCAGACCTGGCTCAGGAAAGGCTGCTCTGTTGACTCAGGACAAGAAATGCTTTGCCAAG GCCGTCTCCAGGATGGGTGGACTGTGGAGGAAAGTGCTCACTGTTTGGGTCAACGTTGGGGGTTTACATGCCGGCGTTTACCTCCTCCAGCGGACCTGCGGCGTGTTTGGCCAAACTCCTGAAGATGTGTACCAGTCACGCCAAAGCCTTCAGacgcaggaggagaagaaaagtgCTGCGGAGAGCTCCTAA
- the LOC128760961 gene encoding prostacyclin synthase-like: MIWTVLLLALVLLLCFIVPRRTRSKTEPPLDKGVVPWLGHALEFGKDASKFLARMRQKHGDIFTVCVAGHYVTVLLDPHSYDAVLNDSGSLDFTRYAEVLMDRIFNLRLSHQLTAKAKVIMKQHFQGMNFASLNAMMRKHLRALLTAEMPENEKDWKEDGLFNFSYRVLFKAGYLTLFGGEQNNNNTDPSSVYEEYRRFDQLLTKLARGTLKAGEKREAQSVKQRLWEFLAQAGACRTEDSDTSPWLHAYRRLLQDNGTDEEMERRAVLMQLWATQGNAGPAAFWLLGFLLTHPDAMDAVKAELSGVTQMDLREGPPLGLSTPVFDSALEETLRLTAAPFITREVLQQKTIHMADGKEYQLRKGDRLVLFPFNSPQMDPEVHHEPQKFKYDRFLKEDGSAKTEFYKGGRRLKHFTMPWGAGTNGCVGRQFAINTIRQFVYMILTEFELRLCDPRAQMPEVDPGRYGFGMLQPQGDVLVTYTAKTEAS, translated from the exons ATGATCTGGACCGTTTTGCTGCTCGCTCTCGTCTTGCTGCTCTGCTTCATCGTCCCGCGTCGAACCAG ATCCAAGACCGAGCCTCCACTGGACAAAGGAGTTGTCCCGTGGTTGGGACATGCCCTGGAATTTGGAAAAGATGCTTCCAAGTTCTTGGCGAGAATGAGGCAGAAACATGGAGACATTTTCACG GTCTGCGTTGCTGGACATTATGTGACGGTGCTTCTTGATCCGCACTCGTACGACGCTGTCCTCAACGATTCTGGCTCGCTGGACTTCACACGCTACGCTGAGGTGCTCATGGACCGGATCTTCAACCTGCGACTCTCACACCAACTGACAGCCAAAGCAAAAgtgatcatgaaaca ACACTTCCAGGGCATGAACTTTGCCTCGCTAAACGCCATGATGCGCAAACACCTGCGGGCATTGCTGACGGCGGAGATGCCTGAGAACGAGAAAGACTGGAAAGAGGACGGCCTGTTCAACTTCTCCTACCGCGTCCTGTTTAA GGCGGGGTACCTGACGCTGTTCGGAggtgaacaaaacaacaacaacaccgaTCCCTCCAGTGTTTATGAGGAATACAGGAGGTTCGACCAGCTCCTGACCAAACTGGCTCGAGGAACATTGAAGGCTG GGGAGAAGAGAGAAGCCCAAAGTGTGAAGCAGAGACTATGGGAGTTTTTGGCTCAGGCCGGCGCTTGTCGGACCGAGGACTCGGACACAAGCCCTTGGCTTCACGCTTACAGGCGTCTGCTGCAGGACAACGGAACCGAcgaggagatggagaggagagcggTTCTGATGCAGCTCTGGGCCACACag GGAAACGCTGGCCCTGCCGCGTTTTGGCTCTTGGGCTTCTTGTTGACCCATCCTGACGCCATGGATGCAGTGAAGGCTGAGCTCAGCGGCGTGACACAGATGGACCTGAGAGAGGGTCCGCCGCTGGGCCTGAGCACCCCTGTGTTTG ATAGCGCTCTTGAGGAAACCCTTCgactcactgctgccccctTCATTACGCGGGAGGTATTACAGCAGAAAACCATCCACATGGCAGACGGCAAAGAATACCAGCTAAGGAAGGGAGACAGGCTGGTCTTATTCCCCTTTAACAGCCCTCAAATGGACCCTGAGGTCCACCATGAGCCGCAG AAATTTAAATATGATCGCTTTCTGAAGGAAGACGGCTCAGCAAAGACAGAATTCTATAAAGGAGGAAGGCGGCTGAAACATTTCACCATGCCCTGGGGAGCTGGGACCAATGGCTGTGTGGGAAGGCAATTTGCCATTAATACCATCAGGCA gtttgtttacatgatCCTGACAGAGTTTGAGTTGCGTCTGTGCGACCCGCGAGCTCAGATGCCGGAGGTTGATCCTGGTCGCTATGGGTTTGGGATGCTGCAACCACAGGGAGACGTGCTTGTCACATACACAGCCAAAACTGAAGCGTCGTAG